The Halomicrobium zhouii region CAGTACCTCGGTCGCCGACTGCTCGTCGTTCGTCTCGGCCATCCCCATGTAGAGGTACTTCGCCTGCAGATCTCGCATCCGCGTCGGCCAGATGGCCCACGCCACGCCCACGACGATGCCGAGAATTCCGGCGACGAGTTCGACCGTAGTTGGCATGACGACCGTTCGTCGACCCTGCAATACGTCACTTTCGGTCGCCTGGCGCTCTGTCGCGCGCCACTTCCGTTCTGGTCACTCGCCCGGGTCCGCCCGCCCGGACCGCGCCTCGCGTCCGAGCACGTCCTCGACGGCGTCGACCTTCTCCGCGGCAGACTGGTCGACCGTCCGCTTGTCGTCTATCTTCAGGAACGTCTCGACCCGGTCGGCGTCGACCGCCTCGTGGGCGGCGTGGGCCGCGTCGAACAGATCCCGGCTGTCTTCTGCTTCGACGATGGTGCCCATCGGCGTCGTCTCGTAGGAGACGTCGAAGTCTTCCAGGGCGTCGACGGCGTCGGCGACGTACTCGGCCATGCTCCCTTCGACGACCGGTGCGACGGAGAGGAATCCGATACAGGTCATACCCGTCGCTACGGGCCCCAGCCCATAATCGTCGGGGGACTGCGCTCTCTTCAGCGCGCTGTTCAGACGACGTCCAGAAAACCGGCCGTCGCCGCGTCGACATCGTAGGGTCCCATGAACGTGTTGGCGACGATGCGGTTGAGCGCCGTCACCTTCTCCGGGGCCAGCGCGAGGCCGTGTTGCAGCGTCGGCGGCCGATACTCGGCGTTCTCGAAGTCCTCGGCGACCGCCTGGAGATACGGGTGGAACTCGCTCACGTCGACGTCCGTCCGGGTCGGAATCGAGCCCTTGTGCTGGTTGAACGCCACCTGCGCGGTCTCGCTGCCGACGAACGCCAGCCAGCGTCTCGAGTACTCCGGCGTGGGATTGTCCCCGGGATAGAGAAACGAGTCGAAGTGGAGTGTGTACCTGTTCTCCGTCCCCGGGAACGCGTTGGCACCCCAGTCGTCCCCGTACTCGAAGTCGGTGGCGTTGGCGAAGGCGCCGGCGGTCCAGTTCCCCTGGTGGATGAACGCAGCGTCGCCGTCGACGACGTTCTGGTTCGAGGCGGGCAGGTCCAGCGACGCCGCGTCGTACGTGACGTACGTTTCCAGAATCCTGGCGGTCGTCTCGAAGCTCGCTCGGACCGCCGCCTCGGGCCGTCTTCCCTCGATGAAGTCCACGTAGGGCTCGTGACCCTCCTGTCCGAGGAAGACGGCGACCCAGAGCTGCGTCGTCGGCCACGGGGCCGCCATCGCGTGGGTCATCGGCGCCGCGTCCGTTTCGGCGGCGACGGCGTCCATCGCGTCGAAGAGCGCGTCCAGGCTGGTGATCCCTGCCGGGTCGACGCCGGCTTCCTCCAGGACCGCGACGCTGTAGAACAGGTTGTTGAGGCGGTGGGATCCGATCGGCACCGCGCGGAACGAGCCGTTCTGGCGGTGCAGGTCGACGGCCTCCTCGACGTGGACGGCCGCGAAGTCGTTCTCCGCCCAGACGTCGTCTACCGACCCCAGCGACCCCTCGTATCGCTGGAGGTTCTTCCCGGGCCAGTTCGCGAACGCGCTCGGGGGATCGTCGTCGTAGAGGCGGTAGTCGACGACCGTGTTGAGGTTCTCGTTCCCGCCTCCTTCGATGGCCGTGAACTCCGTCGGGACGTCCGGGGCCTGCTCCTCGAACGCGTCGACGAGCGCGCGGACTGCGACCGCACCGTCGCCTTCGTCCCACCCGTGGAGCACTTCGAGCGACCGGGTCGAATCGGGGACCAGCTCGCTCGCCTGGTCGACGCACCCCGCGAGCGAAGTCGTCGCTCCCAGGCCCGCTGTCTCGACGAACCGTCGCCGGGTCACCCGACGTCCTGGCGGTGATCCCATATCTGTCACGCGGACATAGGCCATCCACGCAAATCAGTCATCTCTTTCTGGGACGTGCATCGCAACCTCGTGTACACGCGGAGTGAGCGACACAGCAAGCTGGTCGCTCATCGAGTAGCGTTCGGAAGAAGTGCGACGGAGGGGACTGAGCGAAACCGGAGGTTTCGCGAGGGTCGAAAGACGCCGCAGGCGTCTTTCGGAATTTGAACCACGCCCAGACGTGCTCGCTTACGCTGCGCGCGTCTGGTCTACTTCAAATCCACTCTTTTCGACTTCTCCTCACGCGGAGTGAGCGACACAGCAAGCTGGTCGCTCATCGAGTAGCGTTCGGAAGAAGTGCGACGGAGGGGATTTGAACCCCTGTTGTGACCATGGCAAGGTCACGTGATACCACTACACTACCGTCGCCCTGTCTGCATTCAATTGTGGCGGGGGAGAGGGATAAAAGCGTTCCGAATCGGGAGCCAAACCGTGGTACGGCTCCCCGGGATAACGGATCACAGATTCTTCCTCGCCGATAACTTCTGCACCAGCTCCTCCGGTCGGGCCGAAAATCGACGGCCGAATTTCCCGAATACTGGCCATCTAGCGCCGTGTGAACGGTTCTCATCGCGTGCGTGAAGCGGGCTCTTTTTAAGGTAGGCAAGATGTGTTATCGCTACAGTCTAGTGGCGTGACGTGGAAGCGTCACGGCATGACGACCAGCGTACTCGTGCCGTCTTCCCTCGTAC contains the following coding sequences:
- a CDS encoding ABC transporter substrate-binding protein — its product is MLHGWDEGDGAVAVRALVDAFEEQAPDVPTEFTAIEGGGNENLNTVVDYRLYDDDPPSAFANWPGKNLQRYEGSLGSVDDVWAENDFAAVHVEEAVDLHRQNGSFRAVPIGSHRLNNLFYSVAVLEEAGVDPAGITSLDALFDAMDAVAAETDAAPMTHAMAAPWPTTQLWVAVFLGQEGHEPYVDFIEGRRPEAAVRASFETTARILETYVTYDAASLDLPASNQNVVDGDAAFIHQGNWTAGAFANATDFEYGDDWGANAFPGTENRYTLHFDSFLYPGDNPTPEYSRRWLAFVGSETAQVAFNQHKGSIPTRTDVDVSEFHPYLQAVAEDFENAEYRPPTLQHGLALAPEKVTALNRIVANTFMGPYDVDAATAGFLDVV
- a CDS encoding MTH1187 family thiamine-binding protein; translation: MTCIGFLSVAPVVEGSMAEYVADAVDALEDFDVSYETTPMGTIVEAEDSRDLFDAAHAAHEAVDADRVETFLKIDDKRTVDQSAAEKVDAVEDVLGREARSGRADPGE